From Neorickettsia helminthoeca str. Oregon, one genomic window encodes:
- the nadC gene encoding carboxylating nicotinate-nucleotide diphosphorylase, whose product MNYDALKKIAELAIAEDLKAGYDITSDNVIDPDLKVPFEVNTRDATVVCVRPVTELLLGQTGIEYILHKSDGEMVQENETIISGYANSLALLKVERVFLNFIQRSCAIASITRKFVDKVAHTNAKIRGTRKTTPGMRCMELYAIKVGGGENYRDSLSDKVLLKDNHIAISGGVKSAVNSLRSSLGEVYITVECDTFQQVREAASLNVGTILLDNMSVEEIKNCVGYVRGVRPSIAIDASGGITLETVVRIAETGVDYISVGMLTHSINGTDIGIDVSVDDCVS is encoded by the coding sequence ATGAATTACGATGCTCTGAAGAAAATTGCTGAACTTGCAATTGCAGAAGACCTAAAGGCTGGATACGACATCACATCTGACAATGTTATTGATCCGGATCTAAAAGTTCCGTTCGAAGTGAACACGCGTGACGCAACGGTAGTGTGCGTGCGACCAGTGACTGAGTTACTCTTGGGACAAACTGGAATAGAGTATATTCTTCATAAGTCCGATGGTGAAATGGTACAGGAAAATGAAACTATTATCTCTGGGTATGCGAATTCACTTGCTCTACTCAAAGTGGAGCGGGTTTTTCTGAATTTCATACAAAGAAGCTGTGCAATAGCAAGTATCACAAGGAAATTCGTTGATAAAGTAGCTCACACGAACGCGAAAATACGAGGTACACGCAAAACAACACCTGGTATGCGATGCATGGAACTATATGCTATCAAAGTAGGAGGAGGGGAAAATTACCGTGATTCCCTGAGTGATAAAGTGCTATTGAAAGATAATCATATAGCTATCAGTGGGGGTGTAAAATCAGCCGTGAATAGCCTTAGGAGCTCATTGGGAGAAGTTTACATAACTGTCGAATGCGATACTTTTCAGCAAGTCAGGGAAGCAGCATCGCTTAATGTCGGGACCATACTGCTCGATAATATGTCAGTAGAAGAAATTAAAAATTGCGTTGGGTATGTCAGAGGTGTACGTCCATCCATAGCCATTGATGCATCTGGAGGTATTACTCTCGAGACTGTAGTTAGAATCGCAGAAACCGGAGTGGACTATATCTCTGTAGGTATGCTGACGCACTCTATAAATGGCACAGATATCGGGATTGACGTCAGTGTCGATGACTGTGTTTCTTGA
- the rimM gene encoding ribosome maturation factor RimM (Essential for efficient processing of 16S rRNA) has protein sequence MICAGRVASTHGVRGCIRVQSYMCSTFGFVGAEVSIGGISYTVRTSFNRKPSLVVLSLLGVDSASEAESLVGCDVFVAEALLPPLPEDEYYYKDLIGMAVCSKGEHVGSVLMLYDFGAAAQVLEITSRSGKKIMIPFTKEFIVKVDLCAKMIEVILPEEV, from the coding sequence ATGATATGTGCTGGGCGGGTCGCCTCTACACATGGTGTTAGAGGATGTATACGCGTCCAGTCCTATATGTGCAGTACCTTCGGGTTCGTTGGTGCTGAGGTTTCTATTGGAGGGATCTCCTATACTGTCAGGACATCCTTTAATAGGAAGCCATCCTTAGTTGTCTTGTCCCTTTTAGGTGTCGATAGTGCGTCTGAAGCAGAGTCCCTTGTGGGTTGTGATGTCTTTGTTGCAGAGGCCTTACTTCCTCCACTGCCTGAGGATGAGTATTATTATAAAGATCTTATCGGAATGGCTGTATGTTCCAAGGGTGAGCACGTCGGTTCTGTTCTGATGCTGTATGACTTTGGTGCGGCGGCTCAAGTTCTTGAAATTACTTCCCGTTCAGGGAAGAAGATCATGATACCCTTCACTAAGGAGTTCATCGTTAAGGTTGATCTTTGTGCTAAGATGATCGAAGTTATACTTCCCGAAGAGGTGTGA
- a CDS encoding DNA recombination protein RmuC → MLLILTISNVVLVLIVGYLGYLRVRAGLILEREREKIERLSAELLEIRALYEKEGASNDELTKRVVQLEAEKKSFEYSQKAMYMEFENLANKILESNTNKFRERSLSDLSTLLDPLKVKIAEFEKRIEDSFSVDIKERYSLSREIARMASQTEKMIDEASKLSKSLRGDNKAQGLWGELVLSKILEHSGLQKDRDYTLQQKLGNSSIPDVIINLPDEKHLVIDAKTSLKHYDLYVQTNEKEHLELFLKSIRSHIKNLAGKEYHAAHELFTPGFVFMFVPIESAYMLALSSDSELKELALRNRVMLVSPNSLIAMLQAVSSVWKIVDQNKNANEIAKKAGAMYDKFVLFVEELVKVGNAIAHSDRLYKSAINKLRDGRGSLFKRAEDLKMMGISANKELKDNQFHAEPE, encoded by the coding sequence ATGTTATTGATTCTGACTATCAGTAATGTAGTACTTGTTTTGATTGTAGGGTATCTTGGCTATCTGAGGGTCCGTGCTGGACTCATCTTGGAAAGGGAGCGTGAGAAAATAGAGAGATTGTCCGCGGAATTGTTGGAGATTCGCGCACTTTATGAGAAGGAAGGGGCCTCCAATGATGAACTTACCAAGCGTGTGGTGCAGCTCGAAGCTGAGAAAAAAAGTTTCGAGTACTCTCAGAAGGCCATGTATATGGAATTCGAAAACTTGGCCAATAAAATTCTGGAGAGTAATACAAATAAGTTCAGAGAACGTTCCTTGAGTGATCTGAGTACACTTTTAGATCCTCTCAAAGTGAAGATTGCTGAATTCGAAAAGAGAATAGAGGATTCCTTCAGTGTTGATATTAAAGAAAGGTATTCCCTCTCTAGGGAGATCGCTCGTATGGCTTCTCAGACTGAGAAAATGATTGATGAAGCAAGTAAACTCAGTAAAAGTCTGCGTGGTGATAATAAAGCCCAGGGACTCTGGGGTGAATTGGTGTTGAGTAAAATATTGGAACATTCCGGGTTGCAGAAGGATCGAGATTATACCCTACAGCAGAAGTTAGGGAATAGTAGTATCCCGGATGTCATTATCAATCTTCCTGACGAAAAACACCTCGTGATTGATGCGAAAACCTCACTCAAGCACTACGATCTTTATGTGCAAACTAATGAGAAAGAACATTTAGAGCTTTTTCTGAAGTCCATAAGGAGTCATATCAAGAATCTTGCTGGGAAAGAGTATCATGCAGCTCATGAGCTTTTCACGCCTGGATTCGTTTTTATGTTTGTCCCAATTGAGAGTGCATATATGTTAGCGCTTTCCAGTGATTCCGAGTTGAAGGAGTTAGCTCTACGGAACAGAGTGATGCTTGTTTCCCCGAACTCACTTATAGCGATGTTGCAAGCTGTGTCATCAGTCTGGAAAATTGTTGATCAGAACAAAAATGCCAACGAAATCGCTAAAAAGGCTGGTGCTATGTATGATAAGTTCGTGCTTTTTGTAGAGGAGCTGGTAAAGGTAGGTAATGCGATTGCACATTCCGACCGTCTCTATAAAAGCGCGATAAATAAACTCAGGGATGGTAGAGGTAGTTTGTTCAAGCGTGCAGAGGATCTTAAAATGATGGGAATATCAGCTAATAAGGAGCTCAAAGACAATCAGTTTCATGCTGAGCCAGAATAG
- a CDS encoding PAS domain-containing protein, with protein sequence MEISIARRKSDLVISIVQDNNDKTVMISDANEALLSLLFYTSSELKGRPFFDILEQKDRDRILEHLEYEEYGIDIESILTRLRELSLKSKHGANIPVKIKIFPSSSASSREKRYQILAREYGCIDHLADFRRSCDHFEYSINDTLRIMDSQSTEAEIVLLSRFCKQYRQNCVVGFIQLSDSSRTSMLQVIEILKKSIRSTDQIGAIGRVIVVFIIGCEPQIADRPMSRIISKVRQFDKGATLKYFNLLEHPVLNIKDDLVNRSKIYASSM encoded by the coding sequence GTGGAAATATCAATCGCACGAAGAAAAAGTGATCTTGTGATATCCATAGTCCAGGATAACAATGATAAGACAGTTATGATATCAGATGCAAATGAGGCACTGCTATCGTTATTGTTCTACACGAGTTCTGAACTCAAAGGTCGCCCATTTTTCGATATCCTAGAACAAAAAGATCGAGACAGGATATTGGAACATCTAGAATATGAAGAATATGGAATAGATATTGAATCAATTCTTACAAGACTCAGAGAACTTTCGCTGAAAAGCAAACATGGAGCGAATATTCCGGTTAAGATTAAAATCTTCCCTTCCAGCAGCGCATCGAGCAGGGAAAAAAGATATCAAATATTAGCTAGGGAATATGGTTGCATCGATCATCTAGCAGACTTCCGGAGAAGCTGTGATCATTTTGAATACTCCATAAATGACACGTTGAGGATAATGGATTCACAGTCCACAGAAGCTGAAATTGTACTTCTCTCACGGTTCTGTAAGCAGTATCGTCAAAACTGTGTTGTCGGATTTATACAACTATCTGACTCGTCAAGGACGTCCATGCTGCAAGTCATTGAGATTCTCAAGAAGTCGATTAGGAGCACTGATCAAATAGGCGCAATAGGGAGAGTAATTGTCGTCTTCATAATCGGATGCGAGCCGCAAATAGCTGACAGACCCATGTCGCGCATTATCAGCAAGGTGAGGCAATTTGATAAAGGAGCGACACTCAAGTATTTCAATTTGCTCGAGCACCCAGTACTGAACATCAAAGACGACCTCGTGAATCGAAGTAAGATTTATGCCAGTTCCATGTGA
- the tatC gene encoding twin-arginine translocase subunit TatC produces MDFGSHLSELRYRLVISVLFFLGAFCLCYYFSEEIYKFLLRPLAEIANQRDGVTGKNCSFTLIYTGLTETFVVYLKVAFLGAILLSAPFFIWQIYMFVAPGLYPTEKRAFIPYIVSAPILFVLGCSVVYYYVFPLAWQFFVSFEYDGSKPGTLPIEFMPSVSEYLDLVVQFMFAFGIAFQLPGILTLLCHIGLLDHNALVRKRKFSIVLIFIVAAILTPPDVLSQIGLAIPMLFLYELSILSCRYVCKRRSSAEKKGGT; encoded by the coding sequence ATGGACTTTGGAAGCCATCTCTCTGAGTTAAGGTATAGACTAGTTATCTCGGTACTTTTTTTCCTTGGAGCGTTTTGTTTATGTTATTACTTTTCTGAGGAAATATATAAATTCTTGCTCAGGCCCCTGGCTGAAATAGCGAATCAGCGAGATGGAGTCACAGGAAAGAATTGTAGTTTTACTCTGATTTATACAGGCCTTACTGAGACATTCGTAGTTTACTTGAAGGTTGCCTTTCTTGGTGCGATTTTACTATCTGCACCATTTTTTATATGGCAGATATATATGTTTGTTGCACCAGGACTCTATCCAACTGAAAAACGTGCCTTCATTCCGTATATTGTATCCGCTCCTATACTATTTGTTCTTGGATGTTCGGTAGTGTACTACTACGTTTTTCCGCTTGCGTGGCAATTTTTCGTGAGCTTCGAATATGATGGTAGTAAACCAGGTACATTGCCTATCGAATTTATGCCTTCCGTTTCTGAGTATCTCGACCTTGTTGTACAGTTCATGTTTGCATTTGGTATAGCCTTCCAATTACCTGGTATTTTGACTCTGTTATGTCATATTGGTTTGCTGGATCACAATGCCCTAGTGAGAAAGCGGAAATTTTCAATAGTATTGATATTTATCGTTGCTGCGATTCTTACGCCACCTGATGTTCTAAGTCAGATAGGACTTGCGATTCCTATGTTGTTCCTATATGAGTTATCGATTCTCTCATGTAGGTATGTTTGTAAGAGGCGTTCCTCAGCAGAAAAGAAAGGAGGTACCTAG
- the prmC gene encoding peptide chain release factor N(5)-glutamine methyltransferase, translating into MEFLLDKSIGAQLKFASVQLRVCSQTPNLDAELLLTHVLGSTREKLLLNSNDGLSEEKISEFHTLIELRKKYSVAAITGRKGFWKSEFVVSKNILIPRPDTETIVAAVLSRYGKHRRSLRILELGTGSGCIIISLLNEYRNAIGFGFEKSNAAFRLTRINCHRHGLQSRLRLYHSDFNRVPAILRGKVDIIVSNPPYIKRADLPTLQTEVRSEPRLALDGGFNGILPYFAILKLAKKILNPGGEVFLEVGDYWKDSMLSLHNSAFRISGRFYDLSGFQRVVTLKQQGSVLQ; encoded by the coding sequence ATGGAGTTTTTGTTGGATAAAAGTATTGGTGCTCAATTGAAATTCGCTAGTGTTCAGTTGAGAGTATGTTCGCAGACACCCAACCTTGATGCAGAGTTGTTGCTCACGCACGTACTTGGATCCACACGAGAGAAGCTACTTCTCAATTCCAATGACGGCCTTAGCGAGGAAAAAATAAGCGAATTCCATACACTTATAGAGCTGAGAAAAAAATATTCAGTGGCTGCTATCACGGGCAGGAAGGGGTTCTGGAAATCCGAGTTTGTTGTCAGCAAGAATATTCTTATTCCGCGTCCCGACACCGAAACGATAGTTGCCGCGGTCCTGTCCAGGTACGGAAAACACAGGCGATCCCTCAGAATATTGGAGCTGGGCACTGGAAGTGGTTGCATCATTATTTCGCTGTTAAATGAATATAGAAATGCTATAGGTTTCGGTTTTGAGAAATCCAATGCAGCATTCCGGCTAACCAGGATCAATTGTCATAGACACGGATTGCAGTCAAGATTAAGACTTTATCACTCTGACTTTAACCGTGTTCCCGCGATTCTTAGAGGTAAGGTGGACATTATTGTTAGCAATCCCCCTTATATTAAGCGAGCAGATCTTCCAACTTTGCAAACAGAAGTGAGAAGTGAGCCGCGTCTTGCGTTGGACGGAGGTTTCAACGGCATATTGCCATATTTTGCTATATTGAAACTCGCAAAAAAGATACTCAATCCTGGTGGGGAGGTCTTTTTAGAGGTCGGAGATTATTGGAAGGACTCGATGTTGTCGTTACATAATAGTGCATTTAGGATCTCTGGAAGATTCTACGATTTATCAGGATTCCAGCGTGTTGTTACTTTGAAGCAACAGGGATCAGTACTGCAATAA
- the atpA gene encoding F0F1 ATP synthase subunit alpha, with translation MSLDINASEVLRIIKERIKDFDQQIFSEEVGEVISVKDGVVIACGLESVEFNEKVFFPDGTVGLVQSIEYDHIGIVVLGNTQEIKEGDIVKRGKETLRIQVGKKLLGRVIDPLGNPLDGQGQILSDTYSPIELKAPGILERKSVHEPVQTGIKAIDLLIPIGRGQRELIIGDRQTGKTTIALDTIIHQREINKNLPDNKKLYCIYVAIGQKCSTVARITRTLQEHGAMDYTTIVLAGASDSAQSQFLAPYAGCAIGEYFRDNGMHCLIVYDDLSKHAVAYREMSLLLRRPPGREAYPGDVFYIHSRLLERAAKMSDKKGAGSLTALPIIETQAGDVSAYIPTNVISITDGQIFLESELFNKGIKPAVNVGLSVSRVGSAAQVKAIKQVAGSVKLTLAQYREMEAFAQFGSDIDETTQALLAKGKRLTELLKQNQHQTLTMEEQVVLMFAANEGHLDKVAVSEVGDFAKKLLEFFHLHHPDLLKSIRETGMIEESGTLSDAMNHYCANS, from the coding sequence ATGAGTCTGGATATCAATGCATCCGAAGTACTGAGGATAATAAAGGAGAGAATAAAGGATTTCGATCAGCAAATCTTCTCTGAAGAGGTAGGTGAAGTGATCTCAGTGAAGGATGGTGTGGTCATTGCTTGTGGTTTGGAAAGTGTAGAGTTCAACGAAAAAGTTTTTTTCCCGGACGGGACAGTTGGTCTGGTCCAGAGTATAGAGTACGATCACATAGGGATCGTCGTGCTGGGCAATACCCAAGAAATCAAAGAGGGAGATATAGTCAAGAGGGGTAAAGAAACACTTCGCATTCAGGTAGGTAAAAAGCTTCTGGGCAGGGTCATAGATCCGCTTGGGAACCCACTTGATGGTCAAGGACAAATTCTCAGTGATACTTATTCCCCGATTGAGCTAAAAGCACCTGGAATCCTGGAGCGTAAATCCGTACATGAGCCGGTTCAAACAGGGATAAAGGCGATAGATCTATTGATCCCAATTGGACGTGGACAGAGAGAACTGATCATTGGGGATAGACAAACTGGAAAAACCACCATCGCTCTGGATACAATTATCCATCAGCGAGAAATCAATAAGAACCTCCCTGATAACAAAAAACTGTACTGTATCTACGTAGCAATCGGACAGAAATGCTCAACAGTCGCGAGGATCACACGAACCTTACAGGAGCACGGAGCTATGGATTATACTACTATCGTTCTCGCAGGTGCATCTGATTCAGCGCAATCACAGTTCCTGGCACCGTACGCAGGTTGTGCCATCGGAGAATACTTCCGAGATAATGGAATGCATTGCCTCATCGTATACGATGACCTGTCCAAACATGCAGTTGCATACAGAGAAATGTCTCTGTTGCTACGTCGCCCACCAGGACGTGAAGCTTATCCTGGGGATGTCTTTTATATCCACTCAAGACTCCTGGAGCGTGCGGCAAAAATGTCGGATAAAAAAGGTGCTGGCTCACTTACCGCACTCCCAATAATAGAGACACAAGCTGGAGATGTATCAGCATATATCCCTACGAACGTTATCTCCATCACCGACGGACAGATCTTCCTTGAGTCTGAGCTATTCAACAAAGGCATCAAGCCAGCAGTAAACGTCGGACTTTCTGTTTCCCGAGTTGGATCAGCTGCACAGGTCAAGGCAATCAAGCAGGTTGCTGGGTCGGTTAAGTTGACTCTTGCCCAATATAGGGAAATGGAGGCGTTCGCGCAATTCGGGTCAGACATAGATGAGACAACCCAAGCACTCCTAGCCAAAGGTAAGCGGTTAACTGAACTCCTAAAACAAAATCAGCACCAGACCCTCACCATGGAAGAACAAGTAGTACTCATGTTTGCAGCAAATGAGGGTCATCTTGACAAAGTCGCTGTCTCTGAAGTCGGTGACTTTGCAAAGAAACTCTTAGAGTTTTTCCACTTACACCACCCGGATCTTTTGAAAAGTATCCGTGAGACTGGAATGATAGAAGAGTCTGGTACCTTGTCAGATGCGATGAATCATTATTGCGCAAACTCATAG
- the atpH gene encoding ATP synthase F1 subunit delta, translating into MQEYIANRYARSLYEVCADELEKVAHEFIALLRENDFLSSTRIASAMKVHVVENIGVPVALRNLCKILLTNHRGALCSKVLTEYLKIVKKNRGEIDVLVESYTDLNTKAEKSIIAALVGIFPEFKKVNIVQKINSGLLGGFTIKMNSIMIDLSIIGRLEKYRSMSHGAISEMI; encoded by the coding sequence ATGCAGGAATATATAGCTAATAGGTATGCGCGCTCCTTGTATGAGGTTTGCGCGGATGAATTAGAAAAAGTTGCTCATGAATTCATCGCGTTGCTCAGAGAAAATGATTTTCTTTCTTCAACTAGGATAGCTTCAGCCATGAAGGTGCACGTCGTCGAAAACATTGGAGTCCCAGTTGCACTGAGGAATTTATGTAAGATTCTTCTGACAAATCATCGAGGTGCTTTATGCTCGAAAGTGCTCACGGAATACCTAAAAATTGTAAAGAAAAACAGGGGAGAAATCGATGTACTAGTAGAGTCTTATACTGATTTAAACACCAAAGCTGAAAAAAGTATTATAGCTGCCTTGGTGGGTATTTTCCCTGAATTCAAAAAAGTGAATATCGTCCAAAAGATAAATAGCGGACTATTAGGCGGTTTTACAATCAAAATGAATTCGATAATGATAGACCTCTCCATTATCGGAAGGCTAGAGAAATATAGAAGTATGAGCCATGGGGCTATTTCTGAGATGATTTAA